In Campylobacter massiliensis, the DNA window CGTCTATATATATGACTGATGTATCTGGAGAGGTTTGTCTTTTTAGGGCGATTGCATTTTATGAGGGTGATATCAAGCACATTTATTTTGTTGCGGAGACTAAAGGGTCTATGAACTCTATGTAGCTTCGCCAAATCGAAGAATCTAAAATCCACTGCACAAAGGAGCATTTTAAGGCTATAAGCAATGATAGCGTGGTCTATGACGTAGTGGATAGCTATAAATCGCTACTGGATAAAGTTATGAGGTAAAATTTATTGGGAAGTTAGGTCGCAGTACAAAAGAGCCTGTGCAATATTCCAAAAATGGTTATTGTGCTGCTCCTTTTGAGGGAAAATTTGACTGCCATTTGTCAATATGAAAATCTGAGGTGATATTGCTTAAAACTCTACCAATAAAATACTCAGTATGATGGAAAATCACAGTGACTGACTTAATCTTACCAGTTTTAATTCGAATTAAATTTAAATATACAATTATCTTAACCAAACCATCCTTGTAAATTTATATATATTGTAGTATTGTACTCCTAAATTTTTAAGGATAAAATACTATGTACATCAAACGAGCCATAAGCGATGAAATAAAAGAGTATATGAAAAGCTTTCCAGTGCTTTTGATAAGCGGAGCTAGACAGGTTGGTAAATCAACCCTTGCTTTAAATTTAGATATATCAAACTACGTGACGCTTGATGATATAAATATCTATGAATCCGCAAGAAACGATCCTAAGGGCTTTATAGAGCACTGTAATAAGCCTATCGTGATAGATGAGATACAAAGAGTGCCCATACTGCTTCTAGCCATAAAAGAATTTATAGATAAAGATAGAACAAATGGGCAGTTCATACTAACTGGCTCTGCAAATTTAAAGGGCTTTAAAGATATTTCAGACTCGCTTGCCGGTAGGATAGGCATAGTAGAGCTTTACCCGCTTTCTCAAAAAGAGTTAAGCCATAGTGATGAAAATTTGATAGATATTTTAAGTGGTGATATAAGCCATTTAGCATTTAGAAAATACGACAACGACGGCTTATCCGAGAAGATCATAAACGGCGGTTACCCAGAGATCACAAAGATAAGCTCAGAGAAATCAAAATATCTCTGGTTTAGCTCGTACATAAGAACATATATAGAATCAGACGCCAAAGAGATAGGTAACATCAGAAATAGAGAGTGTAAATCCATCCGTGTAAATCCTTTTTAAAACCTATTTATCCAAAATAAGTTACAATTTAAAAAACTAAAAGGATTTACTATGTCATTACTTGACAGACAAGAGTTGGCCAAGAGATTAGCTAATGGAGAGAATATAACTCCTCAAAGCATAGTTGATGAGTTTAAACTCATCTTAAAAGATGTCATAGAAGAAGCTAGTAATGCTGAAATAACAGAGTATTTAGGCTATGATAAACACCACACATCAGATAATACAAACTACCGCAATGGCTATAATACCAAGACATTAAAAACAAACTACGGTGAGATATTAGTTGATATACCAAGAGATAGAGATGGCACATTTAACCCTAAGCTAGTTAAAAAGCGTGAAGTAGTCTTAAATGGCACAGATGATTTAGTTATCTCGCTTTATGCTAAGGGTATGAGTGTTAGAGACATTAAGAGCCATTTAGAACAACTATATGGCTTTGAGCTATCAGAACAAACTATATCAAATATGGCTGAAAAGATATTGGATAAAGCCAAAGAGTGGCAGAATAGACCACTAGATAGAATATATCCCTTTGTAATAATAGACGCTACTATACTTAAAGTTAGAATAGATGGCAACGTTAAGAACATAGCCACATATATAATGCTAGGAGTTAAGCTAGATGGCAGCAAAGAAATTTTAGGTATGTGGATTAGCAAGGATTGCGAACAATCAGTATATTGGCTAGATATATTCAATGAGATTAAAAATCGTGGAGTAGATGATATATTAATAATATCTACTGATAATCTAAGCGGTATAAGTAAAGCCATAAACTCATCTTTTCCCAACACCCAAATTCTTCTGCTTGCAGCTACGAGTGCGTAGCGCGAAGTAGAAAAATGCGTAATCCATCAAATAAGAAATAGCCTTAAATATGTAAGTTATAAGGATAAAAAGAGAATATCTAGTGAGCTAAAAGCTATTTACGAAGCTGATACAAAAGAACAAGCCTTAACCAATCTACAGGATTCAGGTCCTTTTTAAGAAGGTCTCTTCTTGCAATTATGATGGCTGCGAAG includes these proteins:
- a CDS encoding ATP-binding protein, with the protein product MYIKRAISDEIKEYMKSFPVLLISGARQVGKSTLALNLDISNYVTLDDINIYESARNDPKGFIEHCNKPIVIDEIQRVPILLLAIKEFIDKDRTNGQFILTGSANLKGFKDISDSLAGRIGIVELYPLSQKELSHSDENLIDILSGDISHLAFRKYDNDGLSEKIINGGYPEITKISSEKSKYLWFSSYIRTYIESDAKEIGNIRNRECKSIRVNPF